One genomic window of Mus musculus strain C57BL/6J chromosome 4, GRCm38.p6 C57BL/6J includes the following:
- the Skint2 gene encoding selection and upkeep of intraepithelial T-cells protein 2 isoform X2 translates to MGATGVLLCVVLHFLQMVTQSSEKFTVTGLQRPVLAPLGGNVELSCQLSPPQQAQHMEIRWFRNRYREPVYLYRNGKDLHGETISKYVERTELLKDDIGKGKVTLRIFKLTADDDGSYHCVFKVGEFYEEHITEIKVTATSSVMYILMQPPNIKGVMLECHSGGWFPQPHMEWRDNKGNIIPATSKAHSQDENKLFNMTMTLLIEASSHRSITCYLQNLLTHQEESISIVLSDCFLK, encoded by the exons ATGGGAGCTACAGGAGTACTTCTCTGTGTTGTCTTACACTTCCTCCAGATGGTAACACAGAGTTCAG AAAAATTCACAGTGACTGGCTTACAGAGGCCAGTCTTGGCACCATTGGGTGGAAATGTTGAACTGAGTTGTCAGTTGTCTCCGCCACAACAAGCACAGCATATGGAGATTCGTTGGTTTCGAAATCGCTATAGAGAGCCTGTGTACCTGTACAGGAATGGTAAAGACCTGCATGGAGAAACTATCTCCAAGTATGTGGAGCGGACTGAACTCCTGAAAGATGACATTGGAAAGGGGAAGGTGACCCTCAGGATCTTTAAACTGACAGCTGATGATGATGGGTCATACCACTGTGTCTTCAAAGTTGGAGAGTTCTATGAAGAGCATATCACAGAAATCAAGGTCACAG CCACAAGCTCAGTCATGTACATTCTAATGCAGCCCCCTAATATCAAAGGTGTGATGTTGGAGTGTCATTCAGGAGGTTGGTTCCCACAGCCTCATATGGAATGGAGAGACAACAAGGGAAATATCATTCCAGCTACATCAAAGGCCCATTCACAGGATGAAAACAAATTGTTCAACATGACAATGACCCTTCTTATTGAAGCCAGCTCCCACAGGAGTATCACTTGCTATCTTCAAAACCTTCTAACTCACCAAGAAGAAAGCATAAGTATTGTCCTATCAG ATTGTTTTCTGAAATAA